One part of the Roseomonas gilardii genome encodes these proteins:
- a CDS encoding ABC transporter ATP-binding protein, with amino-acid sequence MFRFFESLVNPAANPGEKAARFLGVPVPEGAPPRSLLGFYWHYARQAKLVFLLLFVMGMWVALLDALIPIFIGRVVSLLQSHAPERLFAEAWGPLAGMALVMLLVRPASILMQNLVVQQAVVPGFTGMIRWQAHWHVVRQGWAFFQEDFSGRIATRVMQSGPALRESIVSGVNAVWYILVYASGAMLWLVAADWRLALPVLLWFCLYVVQLRLVVPRLRERARRASEARSLLTGRVVDSYTNILTVKLFARARDEDDFVGEGLNQLTERFQRQTRIVTLNGLLLSSLNALLMTGMAALSIWLWTRGEIGLGVVATALPMAWQIVNISGWVAFNVSSIFENIGVVQEGMGSIAVPPTAPDPPGARDLVVTRGEVRFDKVRFGYGREGQAVLDGFDLTIAPGERIGLIGHSGAGKTTAINLLLRFFEPDSGRILIDGQDITAVTSESLRAAIGVVTQDTALLHRSVGDNIRYGRPDADDAAVEAAARQAQADGFIMGLEDWRGRTGYEAHVGERGVKLSGGQRQRIAIARVLLKDAPVLVLDEATSALDSEVEAAIQEQLERLMQGKTVIAIAHRLSTIARLDRLVVLEHGRIAEMGTHAQLLSRGGAYARLWERQSGGFVSA; translated from the coding sequence ATGTTCCGCTTCTTCGAAAGCCTGGTGAACCCGGCCGCGAATCCGGGGGAGAAGGCCGCGCGCTTTCTTGGCGTGCCGGTGCCGGAGGGGGCGCCGCCGCGCTCGCTGCTGGGCTTCTACTGGCACTATGCGCGGCAGGCGAAGCTGGTCTTCCTGCTGCTCTTCGTGATGGGGATGTGGGTGGCGCTGCTGGATGCGCTGATCCCGATCTTCATCGGCCGGGTGGTCTCGCTGCTGCAGTCGCACGCGCCGGAGCGGCTTTTCGCCGAGGCCTGGGGGCCGCTTGCCGGCATGGCGCTGGTGATGCTGCTGGTGCGGCCGGCCTCCATCCTGATGCAGAACCTCGTGGTGCAGCAGGCGGTGGTGCCGGGCTTCACCGGGATGATCCGCTGGCAGGCGCACTGGCATGTGGTGCGGCAGGGCTGGGCCTTCTTCCAGGAGGATTTCTCGGGCCGGATCGCCACGCGGGTGATGCAGTCGGGGCCGGCGCTGCGCGAGAGCATCGTCTCCGGCGTGAATGCCGTCTGGTACATCCTGGTCTATGCCAGCGGGGCGATGCTCTGGCTGGTCGCGGCGGACTGGCGGCTGGCGCTGCCGGTGCTGCTCTGGTTCTGCCTCTACGTGGTCCAGCTCCGCCTCGTCGTGCCCCGGCTGAGGGAGCGCGCGCGGCGGGCCTCGGAGGCACGCTCGCTGCTCACCGGGCGGGTGGTGGACAGCTACACCAACATCCTGACCGTGAAGCTCTTCGCCCGGGCGCGGGACGAGGATGATTTCGTGGGGGAGGGGCTGAACCAGCTCACCGAGCGCTTCCAGCGCCAGACCCGCATCGTCACGCTGAACGGCCTGCTGCTCTCCTCGCTCAACGCGCTGCTGATGACGGGGATGGCGGCGCTGTCGATCTGGCTCTGGACGCGCGGGGAGATCGGGCTCGGCGTGGTGGCCACGGCGCTGCCCATGGCCTGGCAGATCGTGAACATCTCCGGCTGGGTCGCCTTCAACGTCTCCTCGATCTTCGAGAATATCGGTGTGGTGCAGGAGGGGATGGGCTCCATCGCCGTGCCGCCCACCGCGCCCGATCCGCCGGGGGCGCGGGATCTGGTGGTCACGCGCGGCGAGGTGCGCTTCGACAAGGTCCGCTTCGGCTATGGGCGGGAAGGGCAGGCCGTGCTGGACGGCTTCGACCTGACCATCGCGCCCGGCGAGCGGATCGGGCTGATCGGCCATTCCGGTGCCGGCAAGACCACCGCCATCAACCTGCTGCTGCGTTTCTTCGAGCCGGATTCGGGCCGAATCCTGATCGATGGACAGGACATTACTGCAGTGACATCCGAGTCGCTGCGCGCGGCCATCGGCGTGGTGACGCAGGACACCGCGCTGCTGCACCGTTCGGTCGGCGACAACATCCGCTATGGCCGCCCCGATGCGGACGACGCGGCGGTCGAGGCGGCGGCGCGGCAGGCCCAGGCGGACGGCTTCATCATGGGGCTGGAGGACTGGCGTGGGCGCACCGGCTACGAGGCCCATGTCGGCGAGCGGGGCGTGAAGCTGTCCGGCGGCCAGCGGCAGCGCATCGCCATCGCGCGCGTGCTGCTGAAGGACGCGCCGGTCCTGGTGCTGGACGAGGCGACGAGCGCGCTCGATTCGGAGGTGGAGGCGGCGATCCAGGAGCAGCTGGAGCGGCTGATGCAGGGCAAGACCGTGATCGCCATCGCGCACCGGTTGTCCACCATCGCGCGGCTGGATCGGCTGGTGGTGCTGGAACACGGGCGCATTGCGGAGATGGGCACGCATGCGCAATTATTGTCACGTGGTGGGGCCTATGCGCGCTTGTGGGAACGGCAGTCCGGCGGTTTCGTCTCAGCTTGA